Proteins encoded together in one Mycobacterium noviomagense window:
- a CDS encoding FtsX-like permease family protein encodes MSPGSVIAAAASRLRLFSLRELAVHRRRTIASIAVMAVSAMYLVAVLGIFGSITGSVSRLADGIAGIAALEVSGVTDAGFPDTITADVAAVPGVGTAAPMIRTSASTPSGPVLLFGADEKSAALRGALKDVVGGQLTAPSGEPNGVQVGPGVGYAKGETFQLGSGPVKVTEVLTSKQLADLNGGHYVLAPLGLAQNITHRRGQLDSILITTKPGTDLATVRSAVTAAVNGRAIVADPSMRATRAGDGVKLMNYMSLMGAAIALVVGAFLIYTTMTMAITQRRPVISMLRAIGGQRATIVRDMLFEAAILGMIGGVIGSGLGVLLGRSAIGRLPPTMTQGLEARVEYWLPSYAIPAALAATVLTSVAASTMAARQVYKVSPIEALAPVGVSAADRVPRWLRSISGVGAVAVFAASVILAFSRHGTFAFAAIFALFCAEIAFGFALAASMVDVTAATARLFGSVGALAAATIERSPRRVWATVMTVLIAVVTTVVITGTNADMIRSARGIFSPVADVDVWVSADPPDSYPTDALPQGLTAKVAALPGAAHVVEGALGFAEVGGTRVLLDGFSARTHDPLYRALDERVRNEVLAGRGVVLTQNLGKTLHVRAGDQLALQTPHGPRQTAVLALVPYFSTVIGAVGIGLDRLRAWFDRPSATTLQISATAGVDHSRLLADVRRIVPTPNYVYDGRVALAGLEAPLHQSMFIANAVWIIVVFVAAVALLNTLTLSVLERRREIGVLRAMGSSRRFTLQMVLAEAASIGVIGGVLGLVFGLTDQWLYSLVSGDVMNFNVGFRPSPMALVFAIGGLALSLLGSVSPARRAARLNIIEAVSVE; translated from the coding sequence ATGAGCCCGGGCTCGGTGATAGCGGCCGCGGCGAGCCGGCTACGGCTGTTCAGTCTTCGCGAGCTCGCCGTACATCGTCGGCGCACCATCGCTTCGATCGCCGTAATGGCGGTGTCTGCAATGTACTTGGTCGCAGTGTTGGGCATCTTCGGGTCGATTACCGGATCGGTCAGCCGGCTGGCGGACGGGATTGCCGGCATCGCCGCGCTCGAGGTGTCGGGCGTTACCGATGCGGGATTTCCGGACACGATAACCGCCGATGTAGCCGCTGTTCCCGGCGTCGGGACCGCGGCACCAATGATACGGACGTCTGCGTCCACGCCGTCGGGGCCGGTTCTGCTGTTCGGTGCAGACGAGAAGAGCGCCGCCTTGCGCGGCGCGTTGAAAGATGTCGTCGGAGGGCAGCTAACCGCGCCATCCGGAGAGCCGAACGGTGTGCAGGTGGGGCCGGGTGTCGGCTATGCGAAAGGCGAGACGTTCCAATTGGGCTCGGGTCCGGTCAAAGTCACTGAGGTGCTGACGAGCAAGCAACTTGCCGATCTCAACGGCGGGCACTATGTCCTTGCCCCACTTGGGTTGGCACAGAACATTACCCACCGCCGTGGTCAGCTCGACTCGATACTGATCACTACCAAGCCGGGCACTGACCTTGCCACTGTTCGTTCCGCGGTCACCGCCGCCGTGAACGGTCGAGCAATCGTCGCCGACCCGAGTATGAGGGCGACTCGGGCCGGCGACGGTGTCAAGCTGATGAACTACATGTCCCTGATGGGCGCTGCGATTGCTTTGGTGGTGGGCGCGTTTTTGATCTACACCACGATGACCATGGCGATCACGCAGCGCCGGCCGGTCATCTCGATGCTGCGCGCGATCGGCGGCCAGCGCGCCACCATCGTGCGAGACATGCTCTTCGAAGCCGCGATTCTGGGAATGATCGGCGGAGTTATCGGATCCGGCCTCGGAGTACTCCTGGGCCGCAGTGCAATTGGCCGATTACCTCCGACGATGACCCAAGGGCTGGAAGCCCGCGTCGAGTACTGGTTGCCCAGCTACGCGATACCGGCCGCGCTAGCGGCGACCGTGCTCACCAGCGTGGCCGCGTCGACGATGGCTGCGCGGCAGGTGTACAAGGTTTCACCGATCGAGGCATTGGCGCCTGTCGGTGTTTCAGCGGCCGACCGCGTGCCCCGGTGGCTGCGGAGCATAAGTGGGGTCGGGGCCGTCGCAGTGTTCGCGGCGTCAGTGATACTCGCCTTCAGCAGGCACGGCACCTTCGCGTTCGCCGCCATATTTGCCTTGTTCTGTGCCGAGATCGCGTTTGGATTCGCGCTTGCCGCATCGATGGTCGACGTCACCGCCGCAACGGCCCGACTGTTCGGATCGGTCGGCGCACTCGCGGCAGCGACGATAGAACGCTCCCCACGGCGAGTCTGGGCCACAGTGATGACCGTGCTCATCGCGGTCGTTACCACTGTCGTGATCACCGGTACCAACGCCGACATGATCCGGTCGGCCCGTGGCATCTTCTCGCCGGTCGCGGATGTGGATGTGTGGGTAAGCGCAGATCCTCCCGACAGCTATCCCACCGATGCTCTGCCGCAAGGCCTTACCGCAAAGGTGGCCGCACTGCCGGGTGCAGCACATGTTGTGGAGGGTGCGCTCGGCTTCGCCGAGGTCGGTGGCACCCGCGTGCTGCTCGACGGGTTTTCCGCCCGGACCCACGATCCGCTCTATCGCGCGCTCGACGAACGGGTACGCAACGAGGTGCTGGCTGGCCGAGGCGTAGTGCTGACGCAGAATCTGGGCAAGACTCTTCACGTCCGCGCCGGCGACCAGCTTGCGCTGCAAACACCACACGGCCCGCGGCAGACGGCGGTGCTGGCCTTGGTGCCGTACTTCTCGACGGTGATCGGCGCGGTGGGGATCGGCCTCGATCGTTTGCGGGCCTGGTTCGACCGCCCGTCAGCCACAACATTGCAAATCTCCGCGACCGCCGGTGTGGATCACAGCCGCCTCCTGGCCGACGTCCGCCGCATAGTGCCCACGCCCAACTACGTGTACGACGGCCGGGTAGCCCTGGCAGGCCTCGAGGCGCCGCTGCATCAGAGCATGTTCATCGCCAACGCCGTCTGGATCATCGTCGTATTCGTCGCCGCGGTCGCGCTTCTGAACACCCTGACGCTCTCGGTACTCGAAAGGCGCCGCGAAATTGGTGTGCTGCGGGCAATGGGGTCCAGTCGGCGGTTCACGTTGCAGATGGTCCTGGCCGAAGCCGCGAGCATCGGGGTGATCGGCGGTGTCTTAGGACTTGTCTTCGGCCTGACCGACCAGTGGCTCTACAGCCTCGTCAGCGGCGACGTCATGAACTTCAACGTCGGTTTTCGGCCGAGCCCGATGGCCCTGGTCTTCGCTATCGGCGGGCTGGCGCTCAGCCTGCTCGGATCGGTGTCGCCCGCCCGACGCGCCGCGCGGCTGAACATCATCGAAGCTGTCAGCGTCGAGTGA
- a CDS encoding ABC transporter ATP-binding protein, with protein sequence MSIELRNVVREYRVGGQSVRALDKISLQLRGGQFVSVVGPSGAGKSTLLHLLGALDSPDSGSIIFDGEEIGRLSDKQQSEFRHRRVGFVFQFFNLLPTLSAWENVAVPKLLDGVRLGKVKRDAIRLLDRVGLGNRSQHRPAELSGGQMQRVAVARALMMNPPLILADEPTGNLDSATGASILALLAEVAHEDGSGRLVVMVTHNSDAAAATDRMLTLQDGRLGSDVTVGRNGFARFWVDHGRRRRNGSSR encoded by the coding sequence CTGAGCATCGAACTGCGCAATGTGGTGCGCGAGTATCGGGTCGGCGGTCAATCGGTGCGCGCACTCGACAAAATCAGCCTGCAACTGCGGGGCGGGCAGTTCGTGTCGGTCGTCGGGCCGTCGGGGGCAGGCAAGAGCACCTTGCTGCATCTGCTCGGCGCCCTTGACTCCCCTGATTCCGGGTCGATCATCTTCGACGGCGAGGAGATCGGCCGCCTCAGCGACAAACAGCAATCGGAGTTTCGCCATCGTCGCGTGGGGTTCGTGTTCCAGTTCTTCAACCTGTTGCCGACTCTCTCAGCATGGGAGAACGTAGCCGTCCCGAAGCTGCTGGATGGTGTCCGACTGGGCAAGGTCAAACGGGACGCGATTCGGCTGCTGGACCGGGTCGGACTCGGTAACCGGAGCCAGCACCGACCCGCGGAACTGTCCGGCGGCCAGATGCAGCGGGTCGCGGTTGCGCGAGCATTGATGATGAACCCACCGCTGATCCTCGCCGACGAGCCAACTGGCAACCTCGATTCCGCAACGGGCGCTTCGATCCTCGCGCTGCTTGCCGAGGTGGCGCACGAAGACGGCAGCGGTCGGCTAGTCGTGATGGTGACGCACAACTCGGATGCTGCGGCGGCGACGGATCGGATGCTCACACTGCAGGACGGAAGGCTCGGTTCCGACGTGACGGTGGGCCGCAATGGATTCGCCCGATTCTGGGTCGATCACGGCCGGCGGCGACGAAATGGGTCCTCACGGTGA
- a CDS encoding SRPBCC family protein — MSLPALEDIADHAGTSEPIDGVTRIETSPRQKATPIIMEMMRSVYPHDQVFGEYCTVNDYIDCPPDELFEYMADTRSLEEWTYSLRDFTPTDEPGLWLAYDRLGSETTIYTRTVANEQARTVDYHCAWDQGKHLWMIYMMRVIDAQVVFDKPGSVVLWTNCHHPFYDHNPYPETAPPQRPVWVGDFWDMFGAGHRLELNNLKAIAEYRHRNGLPVKPAWMR; from the coding sequence ATGTCGCTCCCAGCTCTTGAAGATATTGCCGACCATGCCGGCACCAGCGAACCCATCGACGGGGTGACTCGCATCGAGACCAGCCCCAGGCAAAAGGCCACTCCGATCATCATGGAGATGATGCGGTCGGTGTACCCGCACGACCAGGTGTTCGGCGAGTACTGCACGGTCAACGACTACATCGACTGCCCGCCGGACGAGCTGTTCGAATATATGGCCGACACCCGCAGCCTGGAAGAGTGGACGTACAGCCTGCGCGATTTCACGCCAACCGACGAACCGGGGCTGTGGCTCGCCTACGACCGACTGGGGTCGGAGACCACGATCTACACGCGCACGGTAGCCAACGAGCAGGCCCGCACGGTCGACTATCACTGCGCGTGGGATCAGGGCAAGCATCTGTGGATGATTTACATGATGCGGGTGATCGATGCGCAGGTGGTGTTCGACAAGCCGGGTTCGGTGGTGCTGTGGACCAATTGCCATCACCCGTTTTACGACCACAACCCCTATCCGGAAACCGCTCCGCCACAACGGCCGGTGTGGGTCGGCGACTTTTGGGACATGTTCGGCGCTGGCCATCGGCTGGAGCTCAATAACCTCAAGGCCATTGCCGAATACCGTCACCGAAATGGCCTGCCGGTCAAACCGGCATGGATGCGATGA
- a CDS encoding methyltransferase has protein sequence MSPASKVPPAKVARGVERIRHCLYRLNQRLTPAPAAMMEMIIAGWTSQAITVAAELGVADAFAGGPLTIDELAAKVGADADALHRLLRALISRGVFRHRGDGRYELNWLGETLRSDARVSMACAARFYGSREQRERWTRLEDAIRTGASVVPALRDKASFDYFAERPELADLFNQTMTSISELTTEAVVAGYDFSAFRAIVDVGGGQGQFLAAILAAAPSSRGVLYDLPWVVGSAPKTLQDVCDRVSIAEGSFFDCVPDGGDAYILKNIVHDWPDEKAVQILRNVRSVAHPGTTVLLVELVIPEHDRDFPGKWSDLEMLLNLGSRERTAAEYRMLLIQAGFRMTRVVQTASPLSVVEAWAE, from the coding sequence ATGAGTCCTGCGTCGAAAGTGCCGCCCGCCAAAGTGGCTCGTGGTGTCGAGCGGATCCGCCACTGTCTGTATCGGCTCAATCAACGCCTGACCCCCGCGCCGGCAGCAATGATGGAGATGATCATTGCCGGCTGGACGTCGCAGGCGATCACCGTGGCGGCCGAACTCGGTGTCGCCGATGCCTTTGCTGGCGGCCCGCTGACTATCGACGAGTTGGCGGCCAAGGTGGGCGCGGACGCGGACGCGCTGCACCGCCTGCTGCGAGCGTTGATCAGCCGCGGCGTGTTCCGTCATCGCGGTGACGGTCGCTACGAGCTGAATTGGCTTGGCGAGACGCTGCGTTCTGATGCGCGGGTGTCGATGGCGTGCGCGGCGCGCTTCTACGGGTCGCGGGAGCAGCGCGAACGCTGGACGCGGCTGGAGGATGCAATCCGAACCGGAGCTTCCGTCGTTCCGGCGTTGCGCGATAAAGCCAGCTTCGACTACTTCGCCGAACGGCCCGAGCTCGCAGACCTTTTCAACCAGACGATGACGAGTATTTCGGAGCTGACAACGGAGGCAGTGGTTGCGGGCTACGACTTCAGCGCTTTTCGTGCGATCGTCGACGTCGGCGGCGGCCAGGGCCAATTTTTAGCCGCCATCTTGGCGGCGGCACCGAGTTCACGCGGCGTCCTGTACGACCTGCCATGGGTGGTCGGCAGCGCCCCGAAGACATTGCAGGATGTCTGCGACCGCGTATCTATAGCGGAGGGATCGTTTTTCGACTGTGTTCCCGACGGTGGAGACGCATACATCCTCAAGAACATCGTCCACGACTGGCCCGACGAGAAGGCGGTGCAGATCCTGCGCAATGTGCGCTCGGTAGCCCATCCCGGCACCACGGTGTTACTGGTCGAATTAGTCATTCCCGAGCACGATCGTGACTTTCCCGGGAAGTGGTCGGATTTGGAGATGCTGCTAAATCTGGGCTCGCGCGAGCGCACTGCAGCGGAATATCGGATGTTGTTGATCCAGGCGGGGTTTCGGATGACGCGGGTGGTACAGACTGCATCACCGCTCAGCGTGGTGGAGGCGTGGGCCGAGTAA
- the rfbC gene encoding dTDP-4-dehydrorhamnose 3,5-epimerase: MKVRELDIPGAWEITPQLHGDSRGMFFEWLTDHEFTAFAGHRLDVRQANCSVSSAGVLRGLHFAQVPPSQAKYVTCLHGSVFDVVVDIRVGSPTFGRWASVLLDDRDRRSVYISEGLAHGFLALHDNSTVMYLCSAEFNPQREHTICATDPALAIDWPMPDGDLLLSDRDAAAPTLDEVGAAGLLPTWDETQAFIAGLRAT; this comes from the coding sequence ATGAAGGTACGTGAACTTGACATCCCCGGCGCGTGGGAGATCACTCCGCAGTTGCACGGCGATTCGCGTGGGATGTTTTTCGAGTGGCTCACCGATCATGAGTTCACTGCGTTCGCCGGTCACCGTCTCGACGTGCGGCAGGCCAACTGCTCGGTGTCGTCGGCCGGTGTGCTGCGGGGCCTGCATTTCGCCCAGGTCCCGCCGAGCCAGGCGAAGTACGTGACATGCCTGCACGGCTCGGTGTTCGACGTCGTCGTCGACATTCGCGTCGGCTCACCGACTTTCGGGAGGTGGGCCTCAGTTCTGCTCGACGATCGAGACCGCAGATCGGTGTACATATCCGAAGGCCTCGCGCACGGTTTTCTTGCGCTGCACGACAACTCGACGGTCATGTATTTGTGCTCGGCCGAATTCAACCCGCAGCGCGAGCACACCATCTGCGCCACCGATCCCGCGCTGGCGATCGACTGGCCGATGCCCGACGGCGACCTGCTGTTGTCGGATCGCGACGCCGCCGCGCCGACACTCGACGAAGTCGGCGCAGCCGGCCTGTTGCCCACTTGGGATGAGACTCAAGCGTTTATCGCCGGCTTGCGGGCCACTTAG
- the rfbB gene encoding dTDP-glucose 4,6-dehydratase has protein sequence MRLLVTGGAGFIGANFVHSTVREHPEDTVTVLDALTYAGSRESLAPVEDEIRLVQGDITDSELVSRLVAESDAVVHFAAETHVDNALAQPEPFLHTNVVGTFTILEAVRRHGVRLHHVSTDEVYGDLALDDARRFTESTPYNPSSPYSATKAAGDMLVRAWVRSYGVQATISNCSNNYGPYQHVEKFIPRQITNVLTGRRPKLYGTGANVRDWIHVDDHNDAVRRILERGQIGRTYLIGAEGERDNLSVLRMLLQMMGRDPDDFDHVVDRAGHDLRYAIDPSPLYDELCWAPKHTDFEEGLRATIDWYRANESWWGPLKDAVEARYKERGQ, from the coding sequence ATGCGGTTGCTGGTCACCGGGGGCGCGGGTTTCATCGGCGCGAACTTCGTGCACAGCACGGTGCGCGAGCATCCCGAGGATACGGTGACCGTGCTCGACGCGCTGACCTATGCGGGCAGCCGCGAGTCGCTGGCCCCGGTCGAAGACGAGATCCGGCTCGTGCAGGGTGACATCACCGACTCCGAGTTGGTCTCTCGGCTGGTAGCCGAGTCCGACGCCGTCGTGCACTTCGCCGCCGAGACCCACGTCGACAACGCGCTGGCCCAGCCGGAGCCGTTCTTGCACACCAATGTCGTGGGAACTTTCACTATCCTGGAGGCGGTGCGGCGCCACGGCGTGCGACTGCACCACGTCTCCACCGACGAGGTCTACGGCGACCTAGCGCTCGATGATGCGCGACGGTTCACCGAATCCACGCCGTACAACCCGTCGAGTCCGTACTCCGCCACCAAGGCTGCGGGGGACATGCTGGTGCGGGCCTGGGTGCGTTCGTATGGGGTGCAGGCAACGATTTCGAACTGTTCCAACAACTATGGGCCATACCAGCACGTCGAGAAGTTCATCCCCCGCCAGATCACCAATGTGCTCACCGGGCGGCGGCCCAAGCTCTACGGCACCGGCGCCAACGTGCGCGACTGGATTCACGTCGACGATCACAACGACGCCGTCCGCCGAATTCTGGAACGGGGCCAGATCGGCCGCACATATCTGATCGGTGCCGAGGGCGAGCGAGACAACTTGTCGGTGCTGCGAATGCTGCTGCAGATGATGGGCCGCGATCCCGACGACTTCGACCATGTTGTCGACCGCGCCGGCCACGACCTACGGTATGCCATCGACCCCTCGCCGCTCTACGATGAGTTATGTTGGGCCCCAAAGCATACCGACTTCGAGGAAGGCTTACGTGCCACCATCGACTGGTATCGCGCGAACGAATCATGGTGGGGTCCACTCAAAGACGCCGTCGAGGCCCGATACAAAGAACGCGGTCAATGA
- a CDS encoding LLM class F420-dependent oxidoreductase produces MTTSADSKPNLGRFGSFGRGVTPEQAKEIESLGYGAVWVGGSPPAELEWVEPILEKTTTLQVATGIVNIWTAPADAIAESFHRIDNAYPGRFLLGIGVGHREAHTEYRKPYDALTQYLDRLDQHGVPANRRVLAALGPRVLKLSAERSAGAHPYLTTPEHTAQARELIGPSAFLAPEHKVVLTTDADKAREVGRKALDIYFNLANYRNNWKRLGFSEDEITRPGSDRLVDAVVAHGTTDAIAARLKQHLEAGADHVPVQVLTRGDKLVEALAELAGPLGLTAKG; encoded by the coding sequence ATGACCACTTCTGCTGACAGTAAGCCCAACCTCGGCCGGTTCGGATCGTTCGGCCGCGGTGTCACGCCCGAGCAAGCCAAGGAAATCGAGTCACTCGGCTACGGGGCCGTGTGGGTGGGCGGCTCGCCGCCGGCGGAGCTGGAGTGGGTGGAACCCATCCTCGAAAAGACGACGACGCTGCAGGTGGCCACCGGCATCGTCAACATCTGGACAGCGCCCGCCGACGCGATCGCCGAGTCGTTCCATCGCATCGACAACGCCTACCCGGGGCGCTTCCTCCTGGGCATCGGCGTCGGCCATCGCGAGGCGCATACCGAATACCGCAAGCCCTACGACGCGCTGACGCAGTATCTGGACCGGCTCGACCAGCACGGCGTGCCGGCCAACCGCCGGGTGCTGGCGGCGCTGGGCCCGCGAGTGCTGAAGCTGTCCGCGGAGCGCAGCGCGGGAGCACACCCCTACTTGACGACTCCGGAGCACACGGCACAAGCGCGCGAGCTGATCGGCCCGTCGGCGTTCCTGGCGCCCGAGCACAAGGTGGTGCTGACCACCGATGCGGATAAGGCGCGGGAGGTCGGGCGCAAGGCGCTCGACATCTACTTCAACCTCGCCAATTACCGCAACAACTGGAAGCGCCTGGGCTTCAGTGAGGACGAGATCACCCGCCCTGGCAGTGACCGCCTGGTCGACGCCGTGGTCGCCCACGGCACCACCGATGCCATCGCCGCTCGGCTCAAGCAACACCTCGAGGCCGGCGCCGACCATGTGCCCGTCCAGGTGCTCACGCGGGGCGACAAGTTGGTCGAGGCGCTCGCTGAATTGGCCGGACCGCTGGGGTTGACGGCGAAGGGCTGA
- the infA gene encoding translation initiation factor IF-1 has protein sequence MAKKDGAIEVEGRVVEPLPNAMFRIELENGHKVLAHISGKMRQHYIRILPEDRVVVELSPYDLSRGRIVYRYK, from the coding sequence ATGGCGAAGAAAGACGGTGCCATCGAGGTCGAGGGCCGAGTGGTCGAGCCGTTGCCCAATGCGATGTTCCGCATTGAGCTGGAAAACGGCCACAAGGTGCTCGCCCACATCAGCGGCAAGATGCGGCAGCACTACATCCGCATCCTGCCCGAGGACCGGGTGGTGGTGGAGCTCTCGCCCTACGACCTGTCCCGGGGCCGCATCGTGTACCGGTACAAGTAA
- the rpmJ gene encoding 50S ribosomal protein L36, whose protein sequence is MKVNPSVKPICDKCRVIRRHGRVMVICSDPRHKQRQG, encoded by the coding sequence GTGAAGGTGAACCCGAGCGTCAAGCCGATATGCGACAAGTGCAGGGTGATCCGTCGGCACGGGCGGGTCATGGTGATCTGCTCCGATCCGCGCCACAAGCAGCGCCAGGGCTGA
- the rpsM gene encoding 30S ribosomal protein S13 — MARVVGVDLPRDKRMEVALTYIYGIGRTRSNEILSATGIDRDLRTKDLTDDQVTKLRDYIEANLKVEGDLRREVQADIRRKIEIGCYQGLRHRRGLPVRGQRTKTNARTRKGPKRTIAGKKKAR, encoded by the coding sequence ATGGCCCGAGTTGTCGGCGTCGATCTGCCGCGCGATAAGCGCATGGAGGTCGCCCTGACCTATATCTACGGCATCGGCCGTACCCGTTCCAACGAGATCCTGTCCGCGACCGGCATCGACCGGGACCTGCGCACCAAGGACCTCACCGACGACCAGGTCACCAAGCTGCGTGACTACATCGAAGCCAACCTGAAGGTCGAGGGTGATCTGCGCCGCGAGGTGCAGGCCGACATTCGCCGCAAGATCGAGATCGGCTGCTACCAGGGCCTGCGCCACCGTCGTGGCCTGCCCGTGCGCGGCCAGCGGACCAAGACCAACGCGCGCACCCGCAAGGGGCCCAAGCGCACCATCGCCGGCAAGAAGAAGGCCAGGTAA
- the rpsK gene encoding 30S ribosomal protein S11: protein MPPKKTTAGPKKGQKTRRREKKNVPHGAAHIKSTFNNTIVTITDPQGNVIAWASSGHVGFKGSRKSTPFAAQLAAENAARKAQEHGVRKVDVFVKGPGSGRETAIRSLQAAGLEVGAIADVTPQPHNGCRPPKRRRV from the coding sequence ATGCCACCCAAGAAGACCACCGCTGGGCCCAAGAAGGGGCAAAAGACCCGTCGGCGGGAAAAGAAGAACGTCCCGCACGGGGCGGCCCACATCAAAAGCACGTTCAACAACACGATCGTGACGATCACCGATCCGCAGGGCAACGTCATCGCATGGGCGTCGTCGGGCCACGTCGGCTTCAAGGGATCGCGTAAGTCGACACCGTTCGCTGCCCAGCTGGCTGCCGAGAACGCCGCGCGCAAGGCCCAGGAGCACGGGGTGCGCAAGGTCGACGTGTTCGTCAAAGGTCCGGGCTCGGGCCGCGAGACCGCGATCCGGTCGCTGCAAGCCGCGGGTCTGGAGGTCGGTGCGATCGCCGACGTCACTCCCCAGCCGCACAACGGTTGCCGTCCGCCCAAGCGGCGTCGCGTCTAG
- the rpsD gene encoding 30S ribosomal protein S4, translating to MARYTGPVTRKSRRLRTDLVGGSQAFEKRPYPPGQHGRARIKESEYLLQLQEKQKARFTYGVMEKQFRRYYEEAVRRPGKTGEELLQILESRLDNVVYRAGLARTRRHARQLVSHGHFLVNGVKVNIPSYRVSQYDIIDVRDKSLNTVPFQIARETAGDRPIPSWLQVVGERQRILIHQLPERAQIDVPLSEQLIVEYYSK from the coding sequence ATGGCTCGTTACACCGGACCCGTTACCCGCAAATCGCGTCGGTTGCGCACCGACCTCGTCGGCGGCAGCCAGGCGTTCGAGAAGCGTCCCTATCCGCCCGGCCAGCACGGTCGCGCGCGGATCAAGGAAAGCGAATATCTGCTGCAGCTGCAGGAGAAGCAGAAGGCGCGCTTCACCTACGGCGTGATGGAAAAGCAGTTCCGTCGCTATTACGAAGAGGCGGTGCGGCGTCCCGGCAAGACCGGTGAGGAGCTGCTGCAGATCCTGGAAAGCCGGCTCGACAACGTGGTCTACCGCGCCGGGCTGGCGCGGACCCGCCGGCACGCCCGCCAACTGGTCAGCCACGGCCATTTCCTGGTCAACGGCGTCAAGGTCAACATCCCCAGCTACCGCGTCTCGCAGTACGACATTATCGACGTGCGGGACAAGTCGCTGAACACCGTGCCGTTTCAAATCGCACGCGAGACCGCCGGTGATCGGCCGATCCCGAGCTGGCTGCAGGTGGTGGGGGAGCGGCAACGCATCTTGATCCACCAGCTGCCCGAGCGGGCGCAGATTGACGTTCCGCTTTCCGAGCAGCTCATCGTCGAGTACTACTCGAAGTAA
- a CDS encoding DNA-directed RNA polymerase subunit alpha: MLISQRPTLSEEVITDNRSQFVIEPLEPGFGYTLGNSLRRTLLSSIPGAAVTSIRIDGVLHEFTTVPGVKEDVTDIILNLKGLVVSSEEDEPVTMYLRKQGPGEVTAGDIVPPAGVTVHNPDMHIATLNDKGKLEVELIVERGRGYVPAVQNKASGAEIGRIPVDSIYSPVLKVTYKVDATRVEQRTDFDKLILDVETKSSITPRDALASAGKTLVELFGLARELNIEAEGIEIGPSPAEADHIASFALPIDDLDLTVRSYNCLKREGVHTVGELVSRTESDLLDIRNFGQKSIDEVKVKLHQLGLSLKDSPASFDPSEVAGYDAATGTWSNDSGYDDQDYAETEQL, encoded by the coding sequence ATGCTGATCTCACAGCGACCAACCCTGTCCGAAGAGGTCATCACCGATAACCGTTCGCAGTTCGTCATCGAGCCGTTGGAGCCGGGATTCGGCTACACGCTTGGTAACTCGCTGCGGCGCACGCTGCTGTCGTCGATTCCCGGCGCGGCGGTCACCAGCATCCGCATCGACGGCGTGCTGCACGAATTCACCACCGTGCCCGGCGTGAAGGAAGACGTCACCGACATCATCTTGAACCTCAAGGGCCTAGTGGTGTCCTCCGAGGAGGATGAGCCGGTGACCATGTACCTGCGCAAGCAAGGTCCCGGTGAGGTCACCGCCGGCGACATCGTGCCGCCCGCCGGTGTCACGGTGCACAACCCCGACATGCACATCGCGACACTCAACGACAAGGGCAAGCTCGAGGTCGAGCTCATCGTCGAGCGCGGCCGCGGCTACGTGCCGGCCGTGCAGAACAAGGCGTCGGGCGCCGAAATCGGGCGCATTCCAGTCGATTCCATCTACTCGCCGGTGCTCAAGGTCACCTACAAGGTGGACGCCACCCGTGTCGAGCAGCGCACCGACTTCGACAAGCTGATCCTCGACGTCGAGACCAAGAGCTCGATCACCCCGCGCGATGCCCTGGCTTCAGCGGGTAAGACGCTGGTCGAATTGTTCGGGCTGGCACGCGAACTCAACATCGAAGCCGAGGGTATCGAGATCGGGCCGTCACCGGCCGAGGCCGACCACATCGCCTCGTTTGCACTGCCGATCGACGACCTGGACCTGACCGTGCGCTCGTACAACTGCCTCAAGCGTGAGGGCGTGCACACAGTCGGGGAACTGGTGTCGCGCACCGAATCCGACCTGCTGGACATCCGCAACTTCGGCCAGAAGTCGATCGACGAAGTCAAGGTCAAGCTGCACCAGTTGGGCCTGTCGCTCAAGGACAGCCCGGCCAGCTTCGACCCGTCGGAGGTCGCCGGATACGACGCGGCCACCGGCACGTGGTCCAACGACAGCGGCTACGACGACCAGGACTACGCCGAAACCGAACAGCTGTAA